One Hemibagrus wyckioides isolate EC202008001 linkage group LG09, SWU_Hwy_1.0, whole genome shotgun sequence DNA segment encodes these proteins:
- the LOC131359707 gene encoding ovarian cancer G-protein coupled receptor 1: MVYLKASVITNMSEDQINCTINHQIHQYLFSSTYILVLLVGFPTNAYSLYHAWLQLRARNELGVYLLNLTVSDLLYLASLPVWLQYFFYGDDWIYSEWACKVCGFLLYDNIYISIGFLCCISIDRYLAVVYPLRFSSLRTMKAAALVSVIVWLKELAVGIVFFQHKELSQDETNQSVCFEHYPMQKWEIPINYYRFYVGFLFPLGILSISYFRVLRAVGKSAGTQTAQKKRIKSLVTITIIIFLVCFSPYHILLLVRTLLEKDCQFVVKIFDYYHFSLLLTSFNCIADPALYCFVSESVQNSIQQAAEACTHIVCCCSKHESSYKTDSTQDAAAPTDNGTGISVVKLLQQTKIEL; this comes from the coding sequence ATGGTCTACTTGAAAGCGTCTGTCATAACGAACATGTCAGAAGATCAGATCAACTGCACCATCAACCACCAAATTCACCAATACCTCTTTTCCAGCACCTACATCCTGGTCTTACTGGTGGGATTTCCTACCAATGCCTACTCTCTCTACCATGCCTGGCTTCAGCTGAGGGCTCGCAATGAGCTGGGGGTCTATCTGCTTAACCTGACCGTGTCTGATCTCCTGTACCTAGCCTCTCTACCTGTCTGGCTGCAGTACTTCTTTTACGGAGATGACTGGATATATAGTGAGTGGGCCTGCAAAGTGTGTGGCTTTCTGCTGTATGAcaacatctacatcagcatagGGTTTCTGTGCTGTATTTCAATAGATCGTTATCTGGCTGTAGTCTACCCTCTCCGCTTCTCCTCACTCCGCACTATGAAAGCAGCAGCACTAGTCAGTGTCATAGTGTGGCTTAAGGAACTTGCCGTAGGCATCGTCTTTTTCCAACACAAGGAGCTGAGCCAAGACGAGACTAACCAGTCGGTGTGCTTCGAGCACTATCCCATGCAGAAATGGGAGATTCCCATAAACTACTATCGTTTCTACGTGGGCTTTTTGTTTCCGTTAGGAATCTTGTCCATCTCGTACTTTCGGGTCTTACGGGCTGTTGGCAAGAGTGCAGGGACGCAGACGGCCCAGAAAAAACGCATCAAAAGCCTggtcaccatcaccatcatcatcttcctggTGTGCTTTTCACCATACCACATTTTGTTGCTGGTGCGGACGCTGCTGGAGAAAGATTGCCAGTTCGTCGTGAAGATTTTTGATTATTACCACTTCTCGCTCTTGCTTACTAGCTTCAATTGcatagctgaccctgcacttTATTGCTTTGTCAGCGAAAGTGTCCAGAACAGCATCCAACAAGCTGCAGAGGCTTGTACCCACATTGTCTGCTGCTGCTCCAAACACGAGAGCAGCTACAAAACCGATTCAACACAAGATGCAGCAGCACCTACTGACAATGGCACAGGCATCTCTGTGGTCAAACTGCTGCAGCAAACCAAGATAGAACTGTGA